aatcaagtactctaataacaaaaaacaaattaagagaatgtttttttttataaaaactcagGCTAGTGCCACTAGCTTGCCCCCTCAGAGCCACCAGCTGGCCCCCTCAGAGCCACtatctccccctcctagccatgtccccagtgccagtgacataaaatacttacctctcctgtaggggcgccgctccacagctcgTCCATCTTCTTCtccccgcgctgcactgtcatcCTGATGTCACAGACCGATGTGTCAGGAGGAAAGTGCAGCGCGGTgtgggccggcgggtgaccacggagcggtgagtaatagcaagcgcttcactcctgctccgtggtcacatgacacaaacgaatcctcgatgcaaaaaatttgcatcaaggttTTTTTtatgtcgaattactcgattcaattgagtaatcgtttcagccctagtgtaaagtagaactggcttagttgcaaaAGAATAGCTCTGGTCCTCCAGGGGTTAAACGGAGACACTTGGCTGCAGCGTTAATCAGACTTTGTTTAGCTGGAGACGCTGAATTAGAAGGTCGCCAGTTTCCGGTTCCCAGTACCATAGGAGGCAGCTGGCAACGGTTTTGTCTTCACAGTTGTTAGCTTGTGGTTAGCGGAGAACCGGTAGAACCTGCATCTTCTGGAGACAGATGGTGATTCACACCTGGTGAGGAGATGCTACGAGGTCAGCCCCATGTCTCTTCCTGTATGTAGTGCAGATACTGGTGGGGTCTACGTGTAAATAAGCCGGCAAGGACTGCCGTCGGGGATGTGCGAGCCTGGCCTTACATGGCACTTGTTTTCGTAGCATCAGGTCATGATGTATGGGGGCAACCCAATGGTATCCCGATGCTTTGCATCCCCAGAAGAATTGTCTGGATGCCACTTGTTTCCCCTTCCCCACTGAAATAAACATGCACTCTCGGCCATATTTGAGCATGCATGTTTACATGCAAGTCGTGAGGGGTACCTAATCGGTTAAAAGCCTCTCTGAGCAAGTGTGAAGGGTTCACTCAATAGATGGTTCCTGAGATGGGAAGACCCTTTAGTCACCCTGTGTACATCCCAGAATGGTGACCGCCATTTTATTGGTTGTATTCACATATTCTCATAGGTCAGAGTctgaccactggggcccccaccGGTCATGAGACGGCTGTGCCGTTCCATTCAACTCTACAGGACTGGCGGAGAGAGCCGAGTACAAGCACTTGGCTATCTCCCGCAGCCCCATGGAGTGGAATAGAGCAGCAGCTTGCATGCATGTCTACTACTTCATTGAAACGGGGGAGCACTGGCCCCATTCTAGAGATCAGTGGGggccccagtgccaccagcagtACCATTGGCACAGAGCGGGAATGACCTCAAAAGATCTTCACTTCGCCATGcattttcagggccaggcatCGGAGCAGTGAGCATGCCTAGCTCTGTCAGTCTTGGGAAGGGGGAGAAAGAGGTGAAGCGGTGCTAGTCCAGCTCCTCGGTGCTCAGAGCACCTCGTTTGCATATAACTAATGATAAGAAGTAATACCGATTTGCAGAGAGGCAAGGCTCATTTTAGTCATcaagatcaaccctaccaggcagtatgtctgatttaatagggttgatcatggtgacagatgctctttaaaataaaaatccctaTAGGATTTCAGTAGTGAAACCGCAGGTCAAGTGATGCAACGGTGGACACAACCTGGAGGTCTTTATTCTGTAGTAAAGCAGTCAGCGAGgtgattaaagaggttgtctcatcatggacatgggaccctcacctatatcaagaatggagccctacaagtgaaggagggtgcactgcgcatgcgcagccgccctccattcattttctatggggccggcgaagagcttggccccatagaaatgaatgggagagcGGGCCacgcttctatggggagccgtcttggtggtggccggaccggagtcctccagccaccaccttctgGGGCtgcgttctcaatataggtgctatcccagtggtgggacccgcacctataagacaatgggggcatatcctagcgatatgaccccattgttCATGattagacaaccccctttaacggCACTAACCTATCCCTCTCCCTCATGTAATTGACAAATGGGGACAACCATAAAAATATCTTTGAGTGCTTCTTTAGTAACTGTCCATAAACTTTCCATTACTAAGTAGAAACCTGATTTGACATTCTACTACTTGGCTGACAACTGAGGAGACGATAATGCCAAGGTGGTGAAAATAAACCACCTAGAGAAGAGCGTTGTCATAGACATGGGTATATGTATGGAACAACTGGGGTATCAATCGTTCTTCCCACGGTCAGTGTAATCAGGTCGGTGCAAACGAGCGGCGATAGATgtggcagtgctccagactagaAAAAAtaaccaggagccattggctcctaaacaaaaaaatgtaggagccaaataaaatttttagtcTCCAAAttaaaaatgcatataattatcataaaaaaaaaaaaaggacttggcAGAGAAGATGAGACCCAGGTCACAGTAGtaagccagcactacatataggagaatacagcaccagtGACATCTTCTgacatgtagaccttctctttcctcttctccatttgacccagaccaccatgacaaattctttcagctgcaTTTCGTCTCTGGAGAGTTTGTTACAGACATTTTAGATTTCAATCAACCTCCCCATTctggtcatcctgctgccactcccaatactgtacccactgtgctccccaatgccccaggtactatactgctgaaaaaatagtgaccccagtagaaaaacttgtccctatagtgtctacagctatTATAAATACCCCCTAGagtgcctccagtaataataataaaaccctaGATTGTGCTCCagataataatgcctgtatagtgtcccctaatatgtccctgtaatagaaatgcccctacagtgcctctccaatagtaatttcccctcatACTGCCCCCATAGTAGTTTCCCTACACTGCCCAGAcatagtaaccccccccccccctcactgccCGACAGTAGTAATATGCCCCACGCTGCCTGCACATATTAATTTTCTCTCCCACTGCCTCCACAGTAATAATATGCCCCAAAgttgtaattttcccccacactgtcctctAGTACCCCCCTTCTGGCCAGTATTATCCGCCAGTGCCACCCTTCTAGCCAGTACCCtcctggccagtaatgtcccccagtgccaccctCCTGGCCAGTAATGTCCTCCAATGccggcacttaaaaaaaaaaaaaaaaaatctaaaatctgtTACTCACCTGTATCCTTTCGCCGGCACTCACTCGCTGCTGGTACAGCCTGGGATAGTGCGACGCAGATGCGCACACGTCGATGCGCTGCGGCACAGGtgggcgcgatgacgtcatcacgttcgCCTGCTCTGGGCTTTTACCACCACATAGACCTtctggcctgaagcctatgactGCATCAGGGTAAGTAATTATGGGCTCCCGTGCTCCGCCGCAATATTCAGTTGCAGTGCGGCGGTCCAGtagcaaatggcgacaagactaaaaagtcttgtaaccatctgcaaattttaaggcgcattggcgaccatcTGGAGCACTGTGTGTTATCTTTAATCAGCTTTCACGATGCCTGAAGAAAATTCAGTGTAATACCTCCCTAAGACTGTGATAAAATACTTCTATCCAAAGTGTTTAATTGTCTATATTTGTTTAACAGCTGAATTCAAAGATCTTGTGGCATCTGTTGAGGCATTGGATTGGAACCAGCCTGCAAACCTTCAAACTAAAGGGTCTCTTAAATTCAGTGAAGAAACAGGAGTTCCTTACTCCAGCTATTCTTCAGGTCCTGGAAAAGCGTTACCCTAGCCTGGAACACCTCCACCTCCAGGAAACAAACCTCCGCTCCCTTAGCTATGACTGTTTACCGTCCACCTTGAAGACGCTCGAGCTGTCAGAATGCGAGATCCCTCTAACCTGGTTCAAATCTTCCACCAGTAAAACCAAAGGTTTCCTAAAACTGGAGAATCTCGTTCTGAACAAAGTGTCTTCTTTCTCCAACCATCACTTGGAGACCATTTGCAGTCAGTCGAGCCTAAAGACCCTCTGCCTGTGTGGCACCTACAGAGTTAATGACATTGGGATTCAGAAAGCTGTTCCTTACCTTAAAGGATTAGAGCACTTCAAGTTGAAAGAATGCAACATAACCAATATCACCCTGCACTTAATCGGCTGTCACTTGAAGAATCTCCGGACCTTAGCTCTCCTAGGGTTTCGCGAGTTCACTGATACAGGACTTCGCTGTGTATCTGGTGTTAAGACACTGGAGAAGCTGTGGTTAGACGACTGCTTTGGCTTCTCTTCCAGGACTATCATTGCTGTTTGTGTCAGCCTTCCTGTTCTAAACTGTCTGGGCCTCAACGAGATGTTTTTCGAATGCCAAGGAATAGATAAAATACGGAAAAGTCTCCCACACTGTATAGTTACCAATGCTTTCTCCAATATGGataatgtacccaaaaatggctcAACTGGCATAGTTTAGAAGGTCTCAGAGCTTTGCTCCGATCTTCTTTACTACCGGTGTAATACAGGACAATGGCGGTAGGTGCCTATAGCTGCTTCTCTCCTCCATCTTCTGTGCACATATTACTTTCTCTATCATGTAAACCTTCCTGTATGAGATACATACAGAAATATATTCTGAAATGCTGTGCATGGTCTAATGGGAGTTTTAGATGTTGGTCTAGGCCTTTTTTTTATCTCATGAGTACCGTCTGTGTTGGAAACCCCTTAAATTTTGTTCCTGGGACAACTTCtttggtccctgggaaaattttAGCCAGGCCAAGGAGCCAGGAACGACATCATGTAGAGCTGAATTGATACAACATGGCTTAGGAGAGATTGACTCACACTTAAAAGGAAAGCAACCAGCAGGGAACATGAGTCTGGTCTGAGACTATCCATTTAGTAGTTACAGCTTATTGGTACAAAATTGTTTCCTGAGTCCTAATACCTGGAAACATCAATAGTcgttgcaggcatcctccacttgAGCAGTAGTCTCCGTAGACCCTCTTTATGCCCAGTGTTTCCAGCAGTCCCCTTATTTCTCCAGTAGCCACACCAGGACTCTCGCCATCCGCGATCTCTCCGCGATTGCTGCCTTCTCCTGTATGTAGGTTCCTGTATTTGTGTCTTTGGCTTAGATAAGGTCTACACATCGAGCCATCAAAGCAGCTCTCTGACAGATTCATTGTGAAGCAGAAAGCAACAGTCTGTTTGTTTAAAACTGTAgagttcaataaaaaataaaaaaaagaccaatTGAAGATAAATATTTGTAGCACAATGGGTAGAACAtagtaataaaaaaattcccccaaaggtgttcatagccctTTAAAGCAGCTCTCTGATGGATTCAAAGTGAAGTAGCAGTCTGAGAAAGTGAAAGCTGCagaggaaaaactgttgaaaatttttgataaagaccaattgaaaaaatgttttttaacctAAAATAAATAGAaggcaatgataaaaaaaaaaaaaaaaaaagttgtccctgaaggtgtccatagcctttaaataatcagtaaaaaaacaaacaaaaaaacactgcaaCACAGAAACATGTAGAACATACGACAAACATTTGTAATGCTCTTTTCTTACACAAGGGACTCAAAAGAGCAGGGTTGGTTATGGAGCAGAAGAGTCTCTGGCTGCCATATAGTTGTTCATCCCCAAAACCAATTTACACTCTACTCATTTTAACTAGGTTTTTTGAGATTTATGCCACAACAAGTGGCATAAAACAACCAAGAACCAGTACTTGCCCATTAAATCCCCCTCCCATTCGGCATTACTGCTCTCGTGGTCCCTACCAGTCTGTTTACTTTGCTGCAGGGACAATGTGCCTCTATtcccacatgactgctgcagccaatcactgacctcggTGGTgtacactgctgaggccagtgactggctgtagTGGTCACGTTGATAAATGGAGAAGTCCGATGGTAAGCTTATTCTTCGCAATTAAGTGATGCCGCCATGTTGCTGCTTCTCACGAACTGGAGACCCCAAGAAAAATccagtttaaaaaaacttttgtgttCCACTgtccccaggaaaaaaaaaatcttcacttTTTGCACAGCTAGTGAATGCCGAATGGTCGGACGTTAGTCAAACTCTGCACATAATCCTGGCCATATACTACCCCTCAATCGTAATCTAACAATGTGGTCATGTTACTGAAATTCTAttgaatataaatataaatttcaTGTGTAGTGTAGGGCTTCCTGCAGCCTACCAGAACCTTTGATGAAAATTTTGCATCTCGTGAACTCTCCTTCCATGCAGATATTAGTCTTTCATCTGGACATGTCTGGTACTATAAATTCAGTCCCACTCTGCctgcttaaaaaaaattaaaggatcCCTTTGTTCCGCTGATTAGCAGGTTCCTAGGAGTAGGACCTCCACTGATCGAGTGTTAATGTCCTGTCTTTTGGATAAGCCATTGATATGAAAGTCATGGAAAAGGACAATTGGTGGGACTCCCTCTACGGTTACACAGATGACCTCTGGTCATGTATGGAATTTGTAGAAGCAGGATCTAGTCTCCTTTTACTATAGTAGAAGATAAATCAAAGGTATGATGACCCTCAAGTCTCATGTACATGACTGGACTACAAAGCCATAGGCACTCTATGTGCCAGTATGTGGGGCCTCTGTAAAGTGTCCTATACGGGTATCCAGTGGAGCATGCCAAGTTTTATTTTCCTGTCAGATTCGTATGGGACCAGACAGAAAATGATTCCGTATGCTCCCATATGAAATTAGCCATGGAGAGGTACTGTAGGGCCCTATagaatttagatatttttttgggGCACCATATTATGAAGCCATAATACAATAGCATGAATGAGGTCTAAAGATGATAGATTATGGTTTTCTTCTTGGTTATGGTATATACCAAGTGATGACCTGGCACATGGTGCGTCTGTATTTCATACCCATCAAGGGTGTGCCATCTGTTTCTTCTGCTTGTTTGTGATACGTGTAAGGTTTGTCTTATATTTATTGTGTATGTATTATTTTTGGATAATATAATGCTATTTAGCACCTGCTAGAAACACTGTGGTGGTAACCATCAGCGTCCCCAAGTATGTCGTGCTGACTTAATTTAACTTTCTAGCCTGGCATATGGTGGCTTGCGTTTAGAGAAACCAAACTAATGCACTTTCAtgtgatttcccccccccctcgcaTTTTTAATGGGTGCAAAATCATCTAGTATATAAATGAGCTTTTTCAAAGATGCGTATAAAGAAGACATTTCCAAAATGGATTAGCGGTGAAAATCTTTTGTCAGGGTTGGTTTAGACAGAGGACTTTGGGAGCAGGTTTTAGCACGGATTTGGTGACGAAAACCGGGCCAAATCTGCTCTGAAACTATCTCCCATCCTCCTGTGGCCGAGAGTTTTTGTCGCACAGTTTGTACAGGTCCATTTTTGGTGTGGTTATCATGCGGACCCCTCATGAAGACTCAGCAGGAGCCTGCTCACAGTTTAGCTCAGTTCAATGGAGTTAAACTTAGAGCGTGTCCGCATGAAAACCCAAGGCACACACCACAGCACAGCAGTTTTTGTCATGGGACATGCAGAGAATTATGTTGTGGAGAAAATCCTCCATGTAAACCTACCCTCAAAGTAGGCAAGGCTGTGGATTCTGTACCAACTCCGACtccagcttaaaaaatgtattcTCTTTTATTAATATTGTACAATTTATTTATTAACTTTCATATAACTTTAGAAACGTTTGGAAATGTTAGTcataatttatatttttgttctgtcAATCTAAGGcccttatttataaaaaaaaaacataagaaaaatCAGTTCTCACCACCTgccgtcacctctcctgtgttctctcctgcccatgtactataaacagtgataagcagggtgttctattggggatagataatcagttctcacctctcctgtgtacaaA
The Bufo gargarizans isolate SCDJY-AF-19 chromosome 2, ASM1485885v1, whole genome shotgun sequence genome window above contains:
- the FBXL12 gene encoding F-box/LRR-repeat protein 12 isoform X1 is translated as MEMVKMSAAGYCGETSNGLSVTTSLSWLPDSVLLEVLSFLSVRDLIRSGRVCKRWKRLVLDKSLWRYVDLTPYKLNSKILWHLLRHWIGTSLQTFKLKGLLNSVKKQEFLTPAILQVLEKRYPSLEHLHLQETNLRSLSYDCLPSTLKTLELSECEIPLTWFKSSTSKTKGFLKLENLVLNKVSSFSNHHLETICSQSSLKTLCLCGTYRVNDIGIQKAVPYLKGLEHFKLKECNITNITLHLIGCHLKNLRTLALLGFREFTDTGLRCVSGVKTLEKLWLDDCFGFSSRTIIAVCVSLPVLNCLGLNEMFFECQGIDKIRKSLPHCIVTNAFSNMDNVPKNGSTGIV
- the FBXL12 gene encoding F-box/LRR-repeat protein 12 isoform X2; this encodes MQRNRKRSVYILLGPRWKSPQPTRIQQNRQHQQYKVGVCKRWKRLVLDKSLWRYVDLTPYKLNSKILWHLLRHWIGTSLQTFKLKGLLNSVKKQEFLTPAILQVLEKRYPSLEHLHLQETNLRSLSYDCLPSTLKTLELSECEIPLTWFKSSTSKTKGFLKLENLVLNKVSSFSNHHLETICSQSSLKTLCLCGTYRVNDIGIQKAVPYLKGLEHFKLKECNITNITLHLIGCHLKNLRTLALLGFREFTDTGLRCVSGVKTLEKLWLDDCFGFSSRTIIAVCVSLPVLNCLGLNEMFFECQGIDKIRKSLPHCIVTNAFSNMDNVPKNGSTGIV